In the Scyliorhinus torazame isolate Kashiwa2021f chromosome 22, sScyTor2.1, whole genome shotgun sequence genome, one interval contains:
- the LOC140399010 gene encoding tubulin alpha-1C chain-like isoform X1, giving the protein MFHPMQRECLSLHIGQAGVQIGNACWELYCLEHGIQPDGQMPSDKTIGGGDDSFNTFFSETGAGKHIPRAVFVDLEPTVIDEVRTGTYRQLFHPEQLITGKEDAANNYARGHCSVGKEIVDLVLDRVRKVADLCTGLQGFLIFHSFGGGTGSGFTSLLMERLSVDYGKKAKLEFSVYPAPQISTAVVEPYNSVLVTHCTLEHSDCAFMVDNEAIYDVCRRNLDIERPTYTNLNRLIGQVVSSITASLRFDGALNVDLTEFQTNLVPYPRIHFPLATFAPLISAEKAYHEQLSVSELTNSCFEPANQMVKCDPRQGKYMACCMLYRGDVVPKDVNAAIATIKTKRSIAFVDWCPTGFKVGINYQPPTVVPGGDLAKVQRALCMLSNTTAISLAWTRLNLKFDKMYAKRAFVHWYVGEGLEEGEFQDAREDMASLEKDYEEVGVDSSSLDRKGEEEE; this is encoded by the exons atgtttcatccgatgcag CGTGAGTGTCTTTCACTCCACATTGGTCAGGCGGGTGTGCAGATCGGTAACGCTTGCTGGGAGCTGTATTGTCTGGAGCATGGCATCCAACCCGATGGGCAGATGCCCAGTGACAAGACCATCGGAGGTGGTGACGATTCCTTCAATACCTTCTTCAGTGAGACAGGGGCGGGGAAACACATTCCCCGGGCCGTGTTCGTAGATCTGGAGCCCACTGTGATTG ATGAGGTCCGAACCGGTACCTACCGACAGCTCTTTCACCCCGAGCAGCTCATCACCGGTAAGGAGGATGCGGCGAATAACTACGCCCGGGGCCATTGCTCGGTGGGCAAGGAGATTGTGGATCTGGTCCTGGATCGTGTCCGAAAGGTG GCTGATCTCTGCACAGGGTTACAGGGTTTCCTCATCTTCCACAGTTTTGGAGGTGGCACGGGCTCGGGTTTTACTTCCCTCCTGATGGAGAGACTCTCCGTCGACTACGGGAAGAAAGCCAAGCTGGAGTTTTCCGTTTACCCTGCTCCCCAGATTTCCACCGCGGTGGTTGAGCCGTACAACTCTGTGCTGGTGACCCACTGCACCCTGGAGCACTCTGACTGTGCCTTCATGGTGGACAATGAGGCCATTTATGATGTATGTCGGCGGAACCTTGACATTGAGAGACCAACTTACACCAACCTCAACCGTCTCATTGGACAGGTAGTATCGTCCATCACGGCCTCACTCCGGTTCGACGGTGCCCTCAATGTGGACCTGACTGAGTTTCAGACCAACCTGGTTCCCTATCCCCGCATTCACTTCCCTCTAGCAACCTTCGCCCCTCTCATTTCGGCCGAGAAAGCTTACCACGAGCAACTCTCGGTGTCGGAGCTCACCAATTCATGTTTTGAACCAGCCAACCAGATGGTGAAGTGTGACCCCCGCCAGGGCAAGTACATGGCGTGTTGCATGCTGTACCGAGGAGACGTGGTGCCGAAGGATGTCAACGCCGCCATTGCCACCATCAAGACTAAGCGCTCGATCGCGTTTGTTGATTGGTGTCCCACTGGGTTCAAG GTTGGCATCAACTACCAACCCCCGACGGTGGTGCCAGGGGGTGATCTGGCAAAGGTGCAACGGGCCCTGTGTATGCTGAGTAACACCACCGCAATTTCCTTGGCTTGGACCCGCCTGAACCTCAAATTTGATAAGATGTACGCCAAGCGGGCCTTTGTCCACtggtatgtgggggaggggctggaggaaggggAGTTCCAGGATGCACGAGAGGACATGGCTTCACTTGAGAAGGATTATGAAGAAGTGGGCGTCGATTCTTCCTCACTGGACAGAAAGGGCGAAGAGGAAGAATAA
- the LOC140399010 gene encoding tubulin alpha chain-like isoform X2 yields the protein MRECLSLHIGQAGVQIGNACWELYCLEHGIQPDGQMPSDKTIGGGDDSFNTFFSETGAGKHIPRAVFVDLEPTVIDEVRTGTYRQLFHPEQLITGKEDAANNYARGHCSVGKEIVDLVLDRVRKVADLCTGLQGFLIFHSFGGGTGSGFTSLLMERLSVDYGKKAKLEFSVYPAPQISTAVVEPYNSVLVTHCTLEHSDCAFMVDNEAIYDVCRRNLDIERPTYTNLNRLIGQVVSSITASLRFDGALNVDLTEFQTNLVPYPRIHFPLATFAPLISAEKAYHEQLSVSELTNSCFEPANQMVKCDPRQGKYMACCMLYRGDVVPKDVNAAIATIKTKRSIAFVDWCPTGFKVGINYQPPTVVPGGDLAKVQRALCMLSNTTAISLAWTRLNLKFDKMYAKRAFVHWYVGEGLEEGEFQDAREDMASLEKDYEEVGVDSSSLDRKGEEEE from the exons ATG CGTGAGTGTCTTTCACTCCACATTGGTCAGGCGGGTGTGCAGATCGGTAACGCTTGCTGGGAGCTGTATTGTCTGGAGCATGGCATCCAACCCGATGGGCAGATGCCCAGTGACAAGACCATCGGAGGTGGTGACGATTCCTTCAATACCTTCTTCAGTGAGACAGGGGCGGGGAAACACATTCCCCGGGCCGTGTTCGTAGATCTGGAGCCCACTGTGATTG ATGAGGTCCGAACCGGTACCTACCGACAGCTCTTTCACCCCGAGCAGCTCATCACCGGTAAGGAGGATGCGGCGAATAACTACGCCCGGGGCCATTGCTCGGTGGGCAAGGAGATTGTGGATCTGGTCCTGGATCGTGTCCGAAAGGTG GCTGATCTCTGCACAGGGTTACAGGGTTTCCTCATCTTCCACAGTTTTGGAGGTGGCACGGGCTCGGGTTTTACTTCCCTCCTGATGGAGAGACTCTCCGTCGACTACGGGAAGAAAGCCAAGCTGGAGTTTTCCGTTTACCCTGCTCCCCAGATTTCCACCGCGGTGGTTGAGCCGTACAACTCTGTGCTGGTGACCCACTGCACCCTGGAGCACTCTGACTGTGCCTTCATGGTGGACAATGAGGCCATTTATGATGTATGTCGGCGGAACCTTGACATTGAGAGACCAACTTACACCAACCTCAACCGTCTCATTGGACAGGTAGTATCGTCCATCACGGCCTCACTCCGGTTCGACGGTGCCCTCAATGTGGACCTGACTGAGTTTCAGACCAACCTGGTTCCCTATCCCCGCATTCACTTCCCTCTAGCAACCTTCGCCCCTCTCATTTCGGCCGAGAAAGCTTACCACGAGCAACTCTCGGTGTCGGAGCTCACCAATTCATGTTTTGAACCAGCCAACCAGATGGTGAAGTGTGACCCCCGCCAGGGCAAGTACATGGCGTGTTGCATGCTGTACCGAGGAGACGTGGTGCCGAAGGATGTCAACGCCGCCATTGCCACCATCAAGACTAAGCGCTCGATCGCGTTTGTTGATTGGTGTCCCACTGGGTTCAAG GTTGGCATCAACTACCAACCCCCGACGGTGGTGCCAGGGGGTGATCTGGCAAAGGTGCAACGGGCCCTGTGTATGCTGAGTAACACCACCGCAATTTCCTTGGCTTGGACCCGCCTGAACCTCAAATTTGATAAGATGTACGCCAAGCGGGCCTTTGTCCACtggtatgtgggggaggggctggaggaaggggAGTTCCAGGATGCACGAGAGGACATGGCTTCACTTGAGAAGGATTATGAAGAAGTGGGCGTCGATTCTTCCTCACTGGACAGAAAGGGCGAAGAGGAAGAATAA